In a single window of the Acetivibrio clariflavus DSM 19732 genome:
- the tnpA gene encoding IS66 family insertion sequence element accessory protein TnpA: MEKQKVTSEQQLSKWAELIQTRLESGQNITEFCRTNGVSKATYYYWQKKVSEAKCTVVEEVKEPKAEVPSGWMQLASKPVSPAKATLEIKINGCNVIVNTETDLELLKKVCQVLMAL, translated from the coding sequence ATGGAGAAACAAAAAGTAACTTCTGAACAACAATTATCTAAGTGGGCGGAATTAATTCAAACCCGGCTTGAAAGTGGGCAAAATATCACAGAATTTTGCCGAACGAATGGAGTAAGCAAAGCCACATACTACTATTGGCAGAAAAAAGTTAGTGAAGCAAAGTGTACAGTAGTTGAAGAAGTAAAAGAACCCAAAGCCGAAGTACCAAGTGGATGGATGCAACTTGCATCGAAACCGGTGTCCCCTGCAAAAGCTACACTGGAAATTAAAATTAATGGCTGTAATGTCATTGTAAACACGGAAACAGACTTAGAATTGTTAAAAAAAGTTTGCCAGGTGTTGATGGCGTTATGA
- the tnpB gene encoding IS66 family insertion sequence element accessory protein TnpB (TnpB, as the term is used for proteins encoded by IS66 family insertion elements, is considered an accessory protein, since TnpC, encoded by a neighboring gene, is a DDE family transposase.) has translation MIRWNEKPVYLCCRYTDMRKSINGLITLVQESFSLDPFMNALFVFCNRNRNRIKILEWDGDGFWLYFKRLERGRFRWPTEEDSTTMLLDVKELACLIDSARLEKKLSRKEVLERQIS, from the coding sequence ATGATAAGATGGAATGAAAAACCAGTGTATCTTTGCTGTAGATATACGGATATGAGGAAATCCATCAACGGATTAATAACACTGGTACAAGAAAGCTTTTCACTTGATCCGTTTATGAATGCACTGTTTGTGTTCTGTAACAGAAATAGAAACAGGATAAAAATCCTTGAATGGGATGGAGATGGGTTTTGGCTATACTTTAAGCGATTGGAACGAGGTCGATTTCGCTGGCCAACAGAAGAAGATTCAACCACAATGCTTCTTGATGTAAAAGAATTAGCTTGCCTTATCGACAGTGCAAGATTGGAAAAAAAGCTTAGCCGAAAGGAGGTTTTAGAGCGTCAAATTTCATAA